A DNA window from Mytilus edulis chromosome 14, xbMytEdul2.2, whole genome shotgun sequence contains the following coding sequences:
- the LOC139503317 gene encoding E3 ubiquitin-protein ligase TRIM71-like gives MATSTALCGPCSERHITKQSTYWCSECEEAICDDCQEHHKVLKATRSHQLIPIDKYKSLPSCITDIQQLCTYHNEKYQQYCAAHALPICLKCIKEHQKCNVIHIDEVINNAKTSGHFQDLETRLMDLLQNIDKVKKDRTANLSNIEEKKERQLVEIQKIRIQINKHLDILEKEIKQDLEKKVSQCKNNIQKLLSEVKVKEDLIAEYQNNLQSVKQHASDLQTFLVMRNIEVKVFENEQYLQSLVETNKLDPVDLTCNVDPGVLSIFDSLKTFGAIEVDKKSSSIRLIREKDKQAQLQVTPKKTIDDVKLILQKTITTGGENIRGCCMSVIGEFFFTDHNLGKQLNVVASDGKFKFNMLLDPSYGYDITIINEKTIAITSGSSSEHIGIDIIDIESQKKNKFISLPDRPWGITRDQDSLFVCVKRRGIYKVNTVDYTTSYMISCNLSNYSYVSIFADKIYYTDRRDNRVVCCDCSGSSVWMFKDESVLMSPRGITSDNDGNLFVVGVDSSNVVIISNDGKLHRQILTNKDGLYEPSAIFFDKHTKKLLVANKKQSAFLYNVT, from the coding sequence ATGGCTACTAGTACAGCTCTTTGTGGTCCATGTTCAGAGCGACATATAACCAAACAATCAACATACTGGTGCTCGGAGTGTGAAGAAGCCATTTGTGACGACTGCCAAGAACATCATAAAGTACTCAAAGCCACACGAAGTCACCAACTCATACCAATTGACAAGTACAAATCTCTTCCGTCCTGCATTACTGATATACAGCAGTTATGTACCTATCACAATGAAAAGTATCAACAATACTGTGCTGCACATGCGTTACCTATTTGTTTAAAATGCATTAAAGAACATCAGAAATGTAACGTCATTCATATTGATGAGGTCATAAACAACGCTAAGACATCCGGGCACTTTCAAGATTTAGAAACTAGATTGATGGACTTATTACAGAACATTGATAAAGTCAAGAAGGACCGAACGGCTAATTTGAGTAATATTGAAGAAAAGAAGGAGCGACAACTTGTAGAAATTCAAAAAATAAGAATTCAAATTAACAAACATTTAGACAtacttgaaaaagaaataaaacaagatCTTGAGAAAAAAGTGAGtcaatgtaaaaataatattcagaagcTGTTATCAGAAGTAAAAGTAAAAGAAGACTTGATAGCAGAATATCAGAACAATCTCCAATCAGTCAAACAACATGCTTCCGATCTTCAAACATTTCTTGTGATGAGAAATATTGAAGTGAAGGTTTTTGAAAATGAACAATATTTACAATCGTTGGTTGAAACTAACAAATTGGACCCAGTAGACCTGACTTGTAATGTAGACCCAGGGGTGCTTAGTATCTTCGACAGTTTGAAAACTTTTGGAGCAATTGAAGTTGACAAGAAGTCGAGTAGCATTCGTTTAATCAGAGAGAAAGATAAACAAGCACAGTTACAAGTAACGCCAAAGAAGACCATAGACGACGTGAAGTTGATTCTACAAAAGACAATTACAACAGGCGGGGAGAATATTAGAGGTTGTTGCATGTCAGTTATTGGCGAATTTTTCTTCACCGACCATAACTTAGGGAAACAGCTAAATGTCGTTGCGTCAGAtggtaaatttaaatttaatatgttgCTAGATCCTAGTTATGGGTATGACATAACAATAATTAATGAGAAAACAATCGCTATCACATCTGGATCTTCTAGTGAGCACATCGGTATTGACATAATAGACATCGAGagccaaaagaaaaacaaattcatcAGCCTTCCTGATCGTCCATGGGGAATCACACGTGATCAAGACTCGCTGTTTGTCTGTGTTAAAAGACGTGgtatatataaagtaaacactGTGGATTATACTACCTCTTATATGATCAGTTGTAACTTATCGAATTATTCCTACGTATCTATATTCGCCGACAAGATATACTACACTGACAGGAGAGATAACAGAGTTGTTTGTTGTGACTGTAGTGGATCAAGTGTTTGGATGTTTAAAGATGAATCAGTGTTGATGTCACCGAGAGGTATCACTTCTGATAATGATGGTAACTTGTTTGTTGTCGGAGTGGATTCGTCGAATGTGGTCATTATATCAAATGATGGAAAACTCCACAGACAAATCCTGACAAACAAAGATGGTCTATATGAACCGTCAGCTATTTTCTTTGATAAACATACAAAGAAACTTCTTGTTGCGAACAAAAAACAATCTGCTTTCCTTTATAATGTTACATGa